One window of Leptotrichia sp. oral taxon 498 genomic DNA carries:
- the lpxK gene encoding tetraacyldisaccharide 4'-kinase: MELLSMIYGFIVFLRNKLFDLNILKSKKVDGVKVICIGNIVAGGTGKTPAVQYFVNEYLKKNMKVGILSRGYKGKRKTDLLLVRDEKKIYCTSKESGDEAFFHAENFKVPVVVSKDRYKGAKFLKENCSVEVIIMDDGFQHRKLLKDENIVLIDATNPFGNGKYLPKGRLRESIDALNRADEIIITKSNYVKKNEILKILEKIKKYRKEIFFASFESDYFYKLNFENDEKFGKINSENNKNFENKKNKISKNIIKNKNILIFSSIANPAIFYKTIKNLAPKNVDEIKFSDHHLYSSEDFAEIEKKSKNYDFIVTTEKDAVKIDKNIENLLVLKMKFDLKKDF, encoded by the coding sequence TTGGAATTATTATCAATGATATATGGATTTATAGTATTTTTACGAAATAAACTTTTTGATTTAAATATTTTGAAATCTAAAAAAGTTGACGGAGTAAAAGTGATTTGTATCGGAAATATTGTTGCGGGAGGAACGGGGAAAACTCCAGCTGTGCAATATTTTGTGAATGAATATTTAAAAAAAAATATGAAAGTTGGGATTTTGAGCCGAGGTTATAAAGGCAAGAGAAAGACGGATTTGCTTTTGGTACGTGATGAGAAGAAAATTTATTGCACTTCAAAAGAATCTGGAGATGAAGCGTTTTTTCACGCTGAAAATTTTAAAGTTCCAGTAGTTGTGTCAAAAGACAGATACAAAGGTGCAAAATTTTTGAAAGAAAATTGTAGTGTTGAAGTTATTATTATGGACGACGGATTTCAGCACAGAAAACTTTTGAAGGATGAAAATATTGTTTTGATTGATGCGACGAATCCTTTTGGGAATGGGAAGTATTTGCCAAAAGGAAGGCTTCGGGAGTCGATAGATGCGCTAAATCGTGCGGATGAAATAATTATCACTAAGAGTAATTATGTTAAAAAAAATGAAATCTTAAAAATTTTGGAGAAAATAAAAAAATATAGAAAAGAAATTTTTTTTGCTTCCTTTGAAAGTGATTATTTTTACAAATTAAATTTTGAAAATGATGAAAAATTTGGTAAAATAAATAGTGAAAATAATAAAAATTTTGAAAATAAAAAAAATAAAATTTCTAAAAATATTATAAAAAATAAAAATATTTTAATTTTTTCATCTATTGCAAATCCTGCGATTTTTTACAAGACGATAAAAAATTTGGCACCAAAAAATGTGGATGAAATTAAATTTTCAGATCATCATTTGTATAGCTCTGAAGATTTTGCAGAAATTGAGAAGAAGAGTAAAAACTATGATTTTATTGTAACGACGGAAAAAGATGCCGTTAAAATTGATAAAAATATAGAAAATTTGCTTGTTTTAAAAATGAAATTTGATTTGAAAAAAGATTTTTAA